Proteins encoded together in one Microbacterium sp. zg-Y625 window:
- a CDS encoding ABC transporter substrate-binding protein: protein MARPHTRAAAALVAVSALALAGCSGGNSANTDADGGDSASGTLVVDTAFSLETGDPGRNYVPTGNMVLHAVYDTLLTLEGDDTTPQPALATMEQNDDATEFTFTLDEDRVFSDGSPVTADDVVFSLERVAGMTDSKANFLMAGITVEKVDDATVVLKTEKPSLQLPAIVTNPSLSILNAEEVEANGGATDTADAAQTFLDGASAGSGPYLLDSLDLTTQVVLVENPEYNGPTPAAYDKIVVRNVTESATQLINLKGGDSHIAVDLNGDQVEGLGDGFTVDSVPSAETIFLLINQNAEVGPATASPKFAEAVRYALDYDKILELAGAGAEQATGVIPPMFAGALADGADQDLDRAQAALAESGYAGETVKLQFPNDNPVGGVEFTPVAERVQDQLKAAGINVELAPAPFATEIDPYVNGTEAFSMWYWGPDYADSSSFLPFGPGEKVGLRAGWDAAASADIAALVDAARNATSVEERTEAFRAYATAMQQSGPFVPLIVPGNNIAADDTVSGLTYNPTWTLDLTALSPTQ from the coding sequence GTGGCCCGACCCCACACCCGTGCCGCTGCCGCGCTCGTCGCGGTTTCCGCGCTTGCGCTCGCCGGCTGCTCCGGCGGCAACTCGGCGAACACCGACGCAGACGGTGGCGACAGCGCGTCCGGCACGCTCGTCGTCGACACCGCCTTCTCGCTCGAGACCGGCGACCCCGGCCGAAACTACGTGCCCACGGGCAACATGGTGCTGCACGCGGTGTACGACACGCTGCTCACCCTCGAGGGCGACGACACCACGCCGCAGCCGGCGCTGGCGACGATGGAGCAGAACGACGACGCCACCGAGTTCACCTTCACCCTCGACGAGGACCGGGTGTTCTCGGACGGTTCCCCCGTGACGGCGGACGACGTCGTGTTCTCGCTGGAGCGCGTGGCGGGCATGACCGACTCCAAGGCCAACTTCCTCATGGCCGGCATCACGGTGGAGAAGGTCGACGACGCCACCGTCGTGCTGAAGACCGAGAAGCCGTCGTTGCAGCTGCCGGCCATCGTGACCAACCCCTCGCTGTCGATCCTCAACGCCGAAGAAGTCGAGGCCAACGGCGGCGCCACCGACACCGCCGATGCCGCGCAGACGTTCCTCGACGGCGCGTCCGCCGGTTCCGGACCGTACCTGCTGGATTCGCTCGACCTCACCACCCAGGTCGTGCTGGTCGAGAACCCCGAGTACAACGGGCCCACGCCTGCGGCGTACGACAAGATCGTGGTGCGCAACGTCACGGAGAGCGCGACGCAGCTGATCAATCTCAAGGGCGGCGACTCCCACATCGCGGTCGACCTGAACGGCGACCAGGTCGAGGGACTGGGCGACGGGTTCACCGTCGACTCCGTGCCGTCTGCCGAGACGATCTTCCTGCTCATCAACCAGAACGCCGAGGTCGGCCCCGCCACCGCGAGCCCGAAGTTCGCCGAGGCCGTGCGCTACGCGCTGGATTACGACAAGATCCTCGAGCTGGCCGGCGCGGGCGCCGAGCAGGCCACCGGGGTCATCCCGCCGATGTTCGCCGGCGCGCTCGCCGACGGCGCCGACCAGGACCTCGACCGTGCGCAGGCCGCGCTGGCGGAGTCCGGCTATGCCGGTGAGACGGTCAAGCTGCAGTTCCCCAACGACAACCCGGTCGGCGGCGTCGAGTTCACGCCCGTGGCCGAGCGCGTGCAGGACCAGCTGAAGGCCGCCGGCATCAACGTCGAGCTCGCTCCCGCGCCGTTCGCCACCGAGATCGACCCGTACGTCAACGGCACCGAGGCGTTCTCGATGTGGTACTGGGGCCCCGACTACGCCGACTCCTCGTCGTTCCTGCCGTTCGGTCCGGGCGAGAAGGTGGGCCTGCGCGCGGGATGGGATGCCGCGGCATCCGCCGACATCGCCGCGCTCGTCGACGCGGCGCGCAATGCCACGTCGGTCGAGGAGCGCACCGAGGCGTTCCGCGCCTACGCCACCGCCATGCAGCAATCTGGTCCGTTCGTTCCGCTCATCGTCCCCGGCAACAACATCGCCGCCGACGACACCGTGAGCGGACTGACGTACAACCCGACGTGGACGCTCGACCTCACCGCGCTTTCCCCCACGCAGTGA
- a CDS encoding Lrp/AsnC family transcriptional regulator has translation MREPRMHSAGRSAVQIDEIGYDILRALRDDGRVSIAALAARVGISRASAYSRVEALTRAGVITGYSARVDPAKAGLGVCALVFCSVHPQSWEEFFAAVRALPEVESAKITTGEHDIMLLVRSVDVEGIHSLVVGGIALLPQVARVETVLILNEVFERPYVLPTDIPAREEVLPERGLMSYVATSSDRPSG, from the coding sequence ATGAGGGAACCGCGCATGCACTCGGCTGGACGATCGGCCGTCCAGATCGATGAAATCGGCTACGACATCCTCCGCGCGCTGAGAGATGACGGTCGTGTTTCAATCGCCGCACTGGCGGCACGGGTCGGCATCTCGCGGGCGAGCGCCTACAGCCGGGTGGAGGCACTCACCCGCGCGGGGGTCATCACCGGGTACTCGGCGCGGGTCGATCCTGCCAAGGCGGGTCTCGGGGTCTGCGCGCTGGTGTTCTGCTCCGTGCACCCGCAGAGCTGGGAGGAGTTCTTCGCCGCGGTGCGGGCTCTTCCCGAGGTCGAATCGGCGAAGATCACCACGGGTGAGCACGACATCATGCTGCTCGTGCGCAGCGTCGACGTCGAAGGCATCCACTCGCTCGTCGTGGGCGGCATCGCTCTGCTGCCGCAGGTGGCGCGCGTGGAGACCGTGCTGATCCTCAACGAGGTGTTCGAGCGGCCCTACGTGCTGCCCACCGACATCCCGGCCCGCGAAGAGGTGCTGCCCGAGAGGGGCCTGATGAGCTACGTGGCGACGAGCTCGGATCGTCCGTCGGGCTGA
- a CDS encoding ThuA domain-containing protein, translating to MPNASSHQTALVVSGSGRYADAWHPFPRTSALLAEILRETGFEVRIDDDVDAAMARLDDVDLLVVNAGDPWRDDREGAAPSASVEGLDHALERGMGVLAMHLSVGSLRDYPSWAPAIGGMWVPGASWHPEIGDVDIAGGVLPGGTVVDGFTVFDERYCRLQQLGERHVVTTQVTDGERMPAAWVRTHGPARVAVDTLGHDERSYESDGHRRLIGTLSRWAAGAA from the coding sequence ATGCCGAACGCCTCCTCGCACCAGACCGCCCTCGTCGTCAGCGGCTCCGGGCGGTACGCCGACGCGTGGCATCCGTTCCCCCGCACGAGTGCCCTGCTCGCCGAGATCCTGCGGGAGACGGGGTTCGAGGTGAGGATCGACGACGACGTGGATGCCGCGATGGCCCGGCTCGACGACGTCGACCTGCTCGTCGTGAATGCCGGCGACCCGTGGCGGGATGACCGGGAGGGCGCTGCTCCCTCGGCATCCGTCGAGGGCCTGGACCACGCACTCGAGCGCGGGATGGGGGTGCTCGCGATGCACCTGTCGGTGGGGTCCCTGCGGGACTACCCGTCGTGGGCTCCGGCGATCGGCGGCATGTGGGTGCCGGGCGCGTCGTGGCATCCCGAGATCGGCGACGTCGACATCGCGGGCGGTGTGCTCCCCGGAGGCACCGTGGTGGACGGCTTCACGGTCTTCGACGAGCGGTACTGCCGCCTGCAGCAGCTCGGCGAGCGGCACGTGGTGACCACTCAGGTCACCGACGGCGAGCGGATGCCGGCGGCCTGGGTGCGCACGCACGGGCCGGCGCGGGTGGCCGTCGACACCCTCGGGCACGACGAGCGGTCCTACGAGTCGGACGGCCACCGGCGGCTCATCGGGACACTCTCCCGATGGGCCGCCGGGGCCGCCTGA
- a CDS encoding SDR family oxidoreductase: MTMQDPRDKYRDEEVPDQHQEQPGLTEQTLPGPDHGEKTYRGSGRLEGRKALITGGDSGIGRAVAIAYAREGADVSIVYLPEEQEDADATVALIEQAGRKAVALPGDIRDEAFATQIVADTVEQLGGLDIVVLNAAYQKDRDGIENLPTEEFDRVFRTNLYGMIWTARAAVPHLQPGASLIVTASIQAFSPSPSLVDYAMTKAAQVAFVRAMAEELGPRGIRVNAVAPGPIWTPLIPATGWEVERLAEFGQDTPLGRAGQPAELAGAYVYLASEDGSYTSGAVLPVTGGKHL; the protein is encoded by the coding sequence ATGACCATGCAGGATCCGCGCGACAAGTATCGCGACGAGGAAGTGCCCGACCAGCACCAGGAGCAGCCCGGACTCACCGAGCAGACCCTGCCCGGCCCCGACCACGGCGAGAAGACCTACCGGGGCAGCGGCCGACTCGAGGGCCGCAAGGCGCTGATCACCGGCGGCGACTCCGGCATCGGCCGCGCCGTTGCGATCGCCTACGCGCGCGAAGGCGCCGACGTCTCCATCGTGTACCTCCCCGAGGAGCAGGAGGATGCCGACGCCACCGTCGCCCTCATCGAGCAGGCAGGGCGCAAGGCTGTTGCCCTCCCGGGCGACATCCGCGACGAGGCATTCGCGACGCAGATCGTCGCCGACACGGTCGAGCAACTCGGCGGCCTCGACATCGTCGTGCTCAACGCGGCCTACCAGAAGGACCGCGACGGCATCGAGAACCTGCCGACCGAGGAATTCGACCGCGTCTTCCGCACGAACCTCTACGGCATGATCTGGACCGCGCGCGCCGCCGTGCCGCACCTGCAGCCCGGCGCGTCCCTGATCGTCACCGCATCGATCCAGGCCTTCAGCCCGTCGCCGTCCCTCGTGGACTACGCCATGACCAAGGCGGCCCAGGTGGCGTTCGTCCGCGCCATGGCCGAGGAGCTCGGACCCCGCGGCATCCGGGTGAACGCCGTCGCCCCCGGTCCCATCTGGACCCCGCTCATCCCCGCCACCGGCTGGGAGGTCGAGCGCCTCGCGGAGTTCGGCCAGGACACCCCGCTCGGCCGCGCCGGGCAGCCGGCCGAACTCGCCGGCGCGTACGTGTACCTCGCCTCCGAGGACGGCTCGTACACGTCGGGTGCCGTGCTTCCGGTGACCGGCGGCAAGCACCTCTGA
- a CDS encoding serine hydrolase domain-containing protein: MPHISRARRVVTAIAGVVGIALVATACSGDGASVVPDVPEQVDAALPAETQQQLQGAVERAMAATGSSGAIVGVWAPWSGTWIAGLGTTTPGGEEVSTDMRFRVANVTRAMTCDVLYAAAADGLVSPDDAVTEWITGMPGYENVTLEQLCDSTSGIASYAPRVVERWRVTPERVWSPKELAAYGMGAARTGEPGAAFADSDTGYLLLGIALERATGLTAAEMYEKYITEPLGLQATVLPAPTRNLAEADAPMLNGLYSPDNPEGAVNCAEPMDVTALSSSTGYTAAGVVSDIEDLGLYVQALATGSLPGATDERFASPLPASANGPTWYTAAGGAYQAGSLIGQYGAIPGYITGAFADPSSGMAVAVVLNNSRASATVGSDLAWELAAIASKAPAASGQTAPPAGLPWTAEQYGEYVAAAAVCPLPEG, encoded by the coding sequence ATGCCGCACATCAGCCGCGCACGGCGCGTCGTGACCGCGATCGCCGGTGTCGTCGGCATCGCGCTGGTCGCCACCGCGTGCTCCGGCGACGGGGCGTCGGTCGTTCCCGACGTGCCGGAGCAGGTCGATGCCGCCCTCCCCGCCGAGACACAGCAGCAGCTGCAGGGAGCGGTCGAGCGCGCCATGGCTGCGACCGGCTCCAGTGGTGCGATCGTCGGAGTGTGGGCGCCGTGGAGCGGCACGTGGATCGCGGGCCTCGGGACGACGACGCCCGGTGGCGAGGAGGTCAGCACCGACATGCGCTTCCGGGTGGCCAATGTCACCCGTGCGATGACCTGCGACGTGCTCTACGCGGCGGCGGCCGACGGACTGGTGTCGCCGGACGATGCGGTGACCGAGTGGATCACCGGCATGCCGGGCTACGAGAACGTCACCCTCGAGCAGCTGTGCGACTCGACGAGCGGCATAGCGTCGTACGCGCCGCGCGTGGTCGAGCGCTGGCGGGTGACTCCGGAGCGCGTGTGGAGCCCCAAGGAGCTGGCCGCCTACGGCATGGGAGCTGCGCGCACCGGCGAGCCCGGCGCCGCGTTCGCCGATTCGGACACCGGCTACCTGCTGCTGGGCATCGCTCTCGAGCGGGCGACCGGTTTGACGGCCGCGGAGATGTACGAGAAGTACATCACCGAGCCCCTCGGGCTGCAGGCCACCGTGCTTCCGGCCCCCACCCGCAACCTCGCCGAAGCCGATGCGCCCATGCTCAACGGCCTGTACTCGCCCGACAACCCGGAGGGCGCGGTCAACTGCGCCGAGCCGATGGACGTCACCGCCCTGTCGTCGAGCACCGGATACACCGCGGCCGGCGTGGTGTCGGACATCGAGGACCTCGGGCTGTACGTGCAGGCGCTCGCGACGGGATCCCTTCCCGGTGCGACGGACGAGCGCTTCGCCTCGCCGCTGCCCGCTTCGGCGAACGGGCCGACCTGGTACACCGCCGCCGGGGGCGCCTACCAGGCCGGGTCGCTCATCGGCCAGTACGGCGCGATCCCCGGCTACATCACGGGGGCCTTCGCCGACCCGTCCAGCGGGATGGCCGTGGCGGTCGTGCTGAACAACTCGCGGGCGAGCGCGACCGTCGGTTCCGACCTGGCGTGGGAGCTTGCCGCGATCGCGTCGAAGGCGCCGGCAGCGTCCGGCCAGACCGCGCCCCCGGCCGGCCTTCCCTGGACGGCCGAGCAGTACGGCGAGTACGTGGCCGCCGCCGCCGTCTGCCCGCTCCCCGAGGGCTGA
- a CDS encoding DUF2470 domain-containing protein, whose product MPHTFDDDTLVRVLRHMNDDHADDNLLIVRAFGCPDAVQATMAGFDGDGADWLVVRADGSAQSVRLAWPHAPISERPDVRREIVALYDAACAALGVEPRPHD is encoded by the coding sequence ATGCCGCATACCTTCGACGACGACACCCTGGTGCGCGTGCTCCGGCACATGAACGACGACCACGCCGACGACAATCTGCTGATCGTCCGCGCATTCGGCTGCCCGGACGCCGTCCAGGCGACCATGGCCGGCTTCGACGGGGACGGTGCCGACTGGCTCGTCGTGCGAGCAGACGGATCGGCGCAGTCGGTCCGCCTCGCGTGGCCCCACGCCCCGATCTCCGAGCGTCCCGACGTTCGTCGCGAGATCGTGGCACTGTATGACGCCGCCTGCGCTGCACTCGGGGTCGAACCCCGCCCCCACGACTGA
- a CDS encoding heme oxygenase (biliverdin-producing): MSEPIAFSTALRERSTGAHSGSESAGFMADLIKGEGTREDYIALVAQHWFIYEALEAAADRMKADPVASVFITERLTRLPALETDLEFLLGSDWHAQIAPLPTTQRYVERIRAVGATWAGGFVAHHYTRYLGDLSGGLFIGRLMARRFGFETNGIGFYLFDAIADPKAFKDVYREQLDAAPWDDAEKERVIDEVLRAYRFNTELFEDLARAKAGIRVA, translated from the coding sequence ATGTCCGAGCCGATCGCCTTCTCCACCGCACTGCGTGAGCGTTCCACCGGCGCCCACTCCGGCAGCGAGAGCGCGGGGTTCATGGCCGACCTCATCAAGGGCGAGGGCACCCGCGAGGACTACATCGCCCTCGTCGCGCAGCACTGGTTCATCTACGAGGCCCTGGAGGCTGCCGCCGATCGCATGAAGGCCGACCCGGTGGCGTCCGTCTTCATCACCGAGCGGCTCACCCGACTGCCGGCACTCGAAACGGACCTCGAATTCCTGCTGGGGTCCGACTGGCACGCGCAGATCGCGCCCTTGCCGACGACCCAGCGCTACGTCGAGCGCATCCGGGCGGTCGGGGCGACCTGGGCCGGCGGCTTCGTCGCCCACCACTACACCCGCTACCTCGGCGACCTCTCGGGGGGTTTGTTCATCGGCCGCCTGATGGCTCGCCGGTTCGGCTTCGAGACCAACGGCATCGGGTTCTACCTCTTCGACGCCATCGCCGACCCGAAGGCGTTCAAGGACGTCTACCGGGAACAGCTGGATGCCGCGCCGTGGGACGACGCCGAGAAGGAGCGTGTCATCGACGAGGTGTTGCGCGCCTACCGGTTCAACACGGAGCTGTTCGAGGACCTGGCACGGGCGAAGGCCGGCATCCGCGTCGCCTGA
- a CDS encoding ATP-dependent DNA helicase translates to MTTPPLSDEQEAVFRLIEDTDEHVFVTGRAGTGKSTLLRHLAWNTDKQIAVCAPTGVAALNVEGQTIHSLFRLPIGLIAGSDLDQPDQTRRILNALDTLVIDEISMVNADLMDAIDRSLRQARGRRSEPFGGAQVVMFGDPYQLAPVPPRGDEMRYIRDHYRSFWFFDAHVWAGESGDDAEGGLIDLGRHGAKLNIRELRDIHRQSDPTFKILLNAVRHGVVTADMADVLNTAGARRPPEPGGDEPPIITLATRNDIVNRINQRHLDALPGAVQTARAEVSGDFGRGDAAYPAEMELQLKVGAQVMFLRNDVGGFGEPPRWVNGTIGTVTRIAGATVRVEVDGIEHDVEPTVWERFRYAYDPASKSLSRDIVAEFTQFPLRLAWAVTIHKSQGKTYERAIVDLGSGAFAPGQTYVALSRLTSLEGLYLTRPLRPSDIRVDPDVRRFMRPRA, encoded by the coding sequence GTGACCACGCCGCCCCTCTCCGATGAACAGGAAGCGGTGTTCCGGCTGATCGAAGACACCGATGAGCACGTCTTCGTCACCGGCCGCGCCGGAACGGGCAAGTCGACGCTGCTGCGTCATCTGGCCTGGAACACCGACAAGCAGATCGCCGTCTGCGCCCCCACCGGCGTCGCCGCCCTCAACGTCGAGGGGCAGACGATCCACTCCCTGTTCCGGCTGCCGATCGGGCTCATCGCCGGCAGCGACCTGGACCAGCCCGACCAGACACGCCGCATCCTCAACGCCCTCGACACGCTCGTCATCGACGAGATCTCGATGGTCAACGCCGACCTCATGGATGCCATCGACCGCTCGCTCCGCCAGGCGCGCGGCCGCCGCAGCGAGCCGTTCGGCGGCGCGCAGGTGGTCATGTTCGGCGACCCGTACCAGCTCGCGCCGGTTCCGCCCCGTGGCGACGAGATGCGGTACATCCGCGACCACTACCGGTCGTTCTGGTTCTTCGACGCGCACGTGTGGGCGGGGGAGTCGGGCGACGACGCCGAGGGCGGACTCATCGACCTCGGCCGCCACGGCGCGAAGCTGAACATCCGGGAGCTGCGCGACATCCACCGCCAGTCCGACCCCACGTTCAAGATCCTCCTCAACGCGGTGCGTCACGGTGTCGTCACCGCGGACATGGCCGACGTCCTCAACACCGCCGGCGCCCGGCGTCCGCCCGAGCCCGGCGGCGACGAGCCGCCGATCATCACGCTGGCCACCCGCAATGACATCGTCAACCGCATCAATCAGCGCCACCTCGACGCCCTCCCCGGTGCCGTGCAGACGGCGCGGGCCGAGGTCAGTGGCGACTTCGGGCGTGGCGACGCGGCGTACCCGGCCGAGATGGAGCTGCAGCTCAAGGTGGGCGCGCAGGTGATGTTCCTGCGCAACGACGTCGGTGGATTCGGCGAGCCGCCCCGGTGGGTCAACGGCACCATCGGCACGGTCACGCGCATCGCCGGGGCGACGGTGCGGGTGGAGGTCGACGGCATCGAGCACGACGTCGAGCCGACCGTCTGGGAGAGGTTCCGGTACGCGTACGATCCGGCATCCAAGTCGCTCTCCCGGGACATCGTCGCGGAGTTCACGCAGTTCCCCCTGCGGCTGGCGTGGGCCGTGACGATCCACAAGTCCCAGGGCAAGACCTACGAGCGGGCGATCGTGGACCTCGGCTCGGGTGCCTTCGCCCCGGGCCAGACGTACGTCGCGCTGTCGCGGCTCACCAGCCTCGAGGGGCTGTACCTGACCCGGCCGCTCCGTCCCAGCGACATCCGCGTCGACCCGGACGTGCGCCGCTTCATGCGCCCGCGCGCCTGA
- a CDS encoding cytochrome c oxidase assembly protein, with translation MNSRALRYAGPAILAIAAVAVLLCGLAFAGGAQPLRLGDPGPVVRWGLPLAKLTVNLSAAVMVGSLVVALYALRAGTRAFEIALDAASVAAAVFTVSAGITGFFTVLNALGSTPSPDAQFGQQLGRFLVEQELGRAWLLTTLAGAVLTVLTFAVRTWTLTLFVAILAIASLVPMATQGHSGDDANHSAAVMALALHLVAAAVWLGGLVLMVLVRPALSRDEMADVLRRYSSIALVSFIVVAVSGTARAVAGGITLELLASPYGIVLLVKIVALVVLGVLGAWYRVRLIGRYREDAASRRFWSLIGLELAFMGVASGAAAALARTPPPVDTSLPTDLTPAQILTGSPLPPEFTVDRWFTAWDIDLLWAFAVAFGAFFYVAGVIRLRRRGDTWPVYRTALWLVGLALLLWVTGGPINVYQDYLFSVHMVGHMLLSMAIPLCLVAGAPVTLAARAIRKRDDGTRGGREWILWAVHSPFSRVVTHPLFAAAMFIGSLWVFYYTDLFRWSLYDHLGHEWMVAHFLIAGYLFTLSLVGADPVPYRYPYPFRLVTLIAVMAMHAFFGIAIMMQSGLMVAEWFGSMGRTWGVTPLEDQYAGGGVAWSVGEIPTLILALVVAIQWSRSDERMQKRRDRQADRTDDAELKEYNERLAQLAERDARRERAGL, from the coding sequence GTGAATTCCCGCGCCCTCCGGTACGCCGGCCCGGCGATCCTCGCGATCGCCGCTGTCGCCGTGCTGCTGTGCGGGCTCGCCTTCGCCGGCGGCGCGCAGCCGCTGCGGTTGGGCGATCCGGGGCCCGTCGTGCGCTGGGGCCTGCCGCTGGCCAAGCTGACGGTCAACCTCTCCGCCGCCGTCATGGTGGGTTCTCTGGTCGTCGCGCTCTACGCGCTGCGCGCGGGCACCCGCGCCTTCGAGATCGCGCTGGACGCGGCATCCGTCGCCGCCGCCGTCTTCACCGTCTCCGCCGGCATCACGGGATTCTTCACCGTCCTCAACGCCCTCGGCTCCACCCCCAGCCCCGACGCGCAGTTCGGCCAGCAGCTGGGGCGGTTCCTCGTCGAGCAGGAGCTCGGCCGTGCGTGGCTGCTGACCACGCTGGCCGGCGCCGTGCTGACGGTGCTGACCTTCGCCGTGCGCACGTGGACTCTGACCCTCTTCGTCGCGATTCTCGCGATCGCCTCGCTCGTGCCCATGGCCACGCAGGGCCACTCCGGCGACGACGCCAATCACAGCGCCGCCGTCATGGCGCTGGCACTGCACCTCGTCGCGGCAGCCGTCTGGCTGGGTGGCCTCGTGCTCATGGTGCTGGTGCGGCCCGCGCTCTCGCGCGACGAGATGGCCGACGTGCTGCGGCGGTACTCATCGATCGCGCTGGTGTCGTTCATCGTGGTCGCCGTCTCGGGCACCGCCCGCGCCGTCGCCGGCGGGATCACGCTCGAGTTGCTGGCGTCACCGTACGGCATCGTGCTGCTGGTGAAGATCGTCGCGCTCGTCGTGCTGGGCGTGCTGGGCGCCTGGTACCGCGTGCGCCTCATCGGCCGATACCGGGAGGATGCCGCATCGCGCCGGTTCTGGTCGCTCATCGGCCTGGAACTGGCGTTCATGGGCGTCGCCAGCGGAGCGGCGGCAGCCCTCGCGCGCACGCCTCCGCCCGTCGACACGTCCCTCCCCACCGACCTCACCCCCGCGCAGATCCTCACCGGGTCGCCGCTGCCGCCGGAGTTCACCGTCGACCGCTGGTTCACGGCCTGGGACATCGATCTGCTCTGGGCCTTCGCCGTCGCCTTCGGGGCGTTCTTCTACGTCGCGGGCGTCATCCGCCTCCGCCGACGCGGCGACACCTGGCCGGTCTACCGCACTGCGCTGTGGCTGGTCGGGCTCGCCCTGCTGCTGTGGGTCACCGGCGGGCCGATCAACGTCTACCAGGACTACCTTTTCAGCGTGCACATGGTCGGGCACATGCTGCTGTCGATGGCCATTCCGCTGTGCCTCGTCGCGGGAGCTCCGGTGACCCTCGCCGCGCGGGCCATCCGCAAGCGGGACGACGGCACGCGCGGCGGCCGCGAGTGGATCCTCTGGGCGGTGCACAGCCCGTTCTCGCGCGTGGTCACCCATCCGCTGTTCGCGGCGGCGATGTTCATCGGGTCGCTCTGGGTCTTCTACTACACCGATCTCTTCCGGTGGTCGCTGTACGACCACCTGGGCCACGAGTGGATGGTCGCGCACTTCCTCATCGCCGGGTACCTGTTCACGCTGTCGCTCGTCGGCGCCGATCCGGTGCCGTACCGCTACCCGTACCCGTTCCGCCTCGTCACGCTCATCGCGGTGATGGCGATGCACGCCTTCTTCGGCATCGCCATCATGATGCAGTCCGGTCTCATGGTCGCGGAGTGGTTCGGCTCGATGGGCCGCACGTGGGGCGTGACGCCGCTCGAGGACCAGTATGCCGGCGGCGGCGTCGCCTGGTCGGTGGGCGAGATCCCGACGCTGATCCTCGCCCTCGTCGTGGCGATCCAGTGGAGCCGCAGCGACGAGCGGATGCAGAAGCGACGCGACCGCCAGGCGGACCGCACCGACGACGCCGAACTCAAGGAGTACAACGAGCGCCTCGCGCAGCTCGCCGAGCGCGACGCCCGCCGGGAGCGCGCCGGGCTCTGA
- a CDS encoding HU family DNA-binding protein — MADKSITKTELVSSIASATGQSQATVSGVLDALFSTVSEAVAKGSKVSIPGWIAFEQVDTAARTGRNPQTGEEIKIAAGKRVKVTAGSKLKAAVK; from the coding sequence ATGGCTGACAAGTCCATCACGAAGACCGAGCTCGTCTCGAGCATCGCCAGCGCCACCGGCCAGAGCCAGGCCACCGTCTCCGGTGTGCTCGACGCGCTGTTCTCGACCGTCTCCGAGGCCGTCGCGAAGGGCAGCAAGGTCTCGATCCCCGGCTGGATCGCGTTCGAGCAGGTCGACACCGCCGCTCGCACGGGCCGCAACCCGCAGACGGGCGAGGAGATCAAGATCGCCGCGGGCAAGCGCGTCAAGGTGACCGCCGGCTCCAAGCTCAAGGCTGCCGTCAAGTAA
- the rpsN gene encoding 30S ribosomal protein S14, with amino-acid sequence MAKKSKIARNEQRKVVVARYAAKRAELKKALVSPESTDEEREAARVGLQKLPRNASPVRVRSRDVIDGRPRGNLTKFGISRVRFRDMAHRGELPGVTKSSW; translated from the coding sequence ATGGCTAAGAAGAGCAAGATCGCGCGCAACGAGCAGCGCAAGGTCGTCGTGGCACGCTACGCCGCGAAGCGCGCTGAGCTGAAGAAGGCGCTCGTGTCGCCGGAGTCCACCGACGAGGAGCGCGAAGCCGCCCGCGTGGGCCTGCAGAAGCTGCCCCGCAACGCGTCGCCCGTGCGCGTGCGTTCGCGCGACGTCATCGACGGTCGCCCCCGCGGAAACCTCACAAAGTTCGGCATCTCCCGTGTGCGCTTCCGCGACATGGCTCACCGCGGCGAGCTGCCCGGTGTGACCAAGTCGTCCTGGTGA
- the rpmG gene encoding 50S ribosomal protein L33 encodes MAKKAQDVRPIIKLRSTAGTGYTYVTRKNRRNNPDRIVLKKYDPVIRKHVEFREER; translated from the coding sequence ATGGCCAAGAAGGCTCAGGACGTCCGTCCGATCATCAAGCTGCGTTCGACCGCCGGCACGGGTTACACCTACGTCACGCGCAAGAACCGCCGCAACAACCCCGACCGCATCGTGCTGAAGAAGTACGACCCGGTGATCCGCAAGCACGTCGAATTCCGAGAGGAGCGTTGA
- the rpmB gene encoding 50S ribosomal protein L28, with amino-acid sequence MAAVCQVTGAVPGFGHNISHSHRRTKRRFDPNVQKKTYFVPSLGRKITINVSAKGMKVIDVRGIESVVKDMIAKGVKL; translated from the coding sequence ATGGCAGCAGTGTGCCAGGTGACTGGAGCTGTTCCCGGCTTCGGTCACAACATCTCGCACTCGCACCGCCGGACGAAGCGCCGCTTCGACCCGAACGTGCAGAAGAAGACCTACTTCGTGCCCTCGCTCGGCCGGAAGATCACCATCAACGTGTCCGCAAAGGGCATGAAGGTGATTGACGTTCGTGGCATCGAGTCGGTTGTGAAGGACATGATCGCGAAGGGTGTGAAGCTCTGA